One segment of Bacteroides caecimuris DNA contains the following:
- a CDS encoding SusC/RagA family TonB-linked outer membrane protein, translated as MRKFILWFVFLAVLTAQSLHAQDFLVKGKVISHEDNEPLIGVSVLQEGSTNGIVTDIYGNYTLEIKGTAKATLIFSYIGMQSQKHEVNARTGTLNVVLESDAELIDEVVVVAYGTRKKGTIAGSVATVKAEKMENVPAAGFDQSLQGQTPGLQVISNSGEPSKAAVFQIRGTNSINSGTSPLFILDGVPISSSDFNTISPGDIESISVLKDASSTSIYGARAANGVVVITTKRGLSIDKAKVTLRAQYGISQLASDDKWMLMDTPERIRFEQEIGIDKGKDYELLSRTNVNWLNEVFNDSAPLQSYELSVNRATDRLNYYVSGGFFDQEGIAQSSNFRRFNMRANAEVKASNWLKVGTSTMTTYEEVQQAEEGAMALYTPIAGSRFMLPYWNPYNEDGSLASENNGTWTGTGQNPIEWMANNPVQYKKYKLLSTVFADITPVKNLTIHTQFGVDYTHSTAFMQSFPSYIINNESGSAGRSSSDILSLSETTTANYRWALNDNHSFNFMLGQEAVNYQSTGFQAIAVGQAHDMLTTLSSGTRATSWVDNNSSYYYLSFFFRGEYNFKDLYYAEAAVRTDASSRFGKQNRWGGFWSLGFMWNIKNEAFLKDVKWLSGAQIALSTGTSGNSEIPNYDHLALVSGGPNYLGQAGIYPMQSGNSTLGWEQTWTNNVGLRLSFINRIGLDVDFYHKKTTNILMLVPQSYALTGEKNRWENIGAMVNRGVEISANADIIRTKDFTWNVSANVSYNKNKLVELYNGVTEYVQSTTGLKFVVGHPVHEFFLNRYAGVNPANGDALWYTKDGELTTEFREEDKVMTGKTFDSPWAGGFGTSLAWKGLSLSAQFSWMANRWVMNNDRFFEESNGLYSSYNQSKRLLYDRWKKPGDVTDIPRYGVVAQLDDRFLENASFLRLKNLTLAYVLPQAWFKKSNFFSSARIYLQGQNLLTFTGFKGLDPEVASNIYRAQYPASRQFTLGVEVSF; from the coding sequence ATGAGAAAGTTTATTCTTTGGTTTGTCTTTCTTGCAGTGCTGACTGCCCAATCTCTCCATGCACAAGATTTCCTGGTAAAGGGTAAGGTCATTTCCCATGAGGATAATGAACCATTGATTGGCGTGTCAGTATTACAAGAAGGAAGTACCAATGGTATAGTTACTGATATCTACGGTAACTATACTCTTGAAATTAAAGGTACGGCAAAAGCCACATTAATTTTTTCTTATATCGGTATGCAGTCGCAAAAGCATGAAGTCAACGCCAGAACAGGTACGTTGAACGTTGTGCTCGAATCGGATGCAGAACTGATAGATGAAGTAGTGGTAGTAGCCTACGGTACTCGTAAGAAAGGAACCATTGCCGGTTCCGTAGCTACCGTGAAAGCAGAAAAGATGGAAAATGTTCCGGCAGCAGGTTTCGACCAATCGCTGCAAGGACAGACGCCCGGACTCCAGGTCATCTCCAATTCCGGAGAGCCCAGCAAGGCGGCAGTTTTCCAGATTCGCGGTACGAACTCTATCAATTCGGGAACATCTCCACTGTTTATTCTTGACGGAGTCCCTATCTCCAGTTCAGACTTCAACACCATCAGCCCGGGGGATATTGAATCTATCTCCGTGCTGAAAGATGCATCGTCCACCTCTATCTACGGAGCACGTGCGGCCAACGGTGTGGTAGTGATTACAACCAAACGAGGACTGTCTATCGACAAAGCAAAAGTCACCTTACGTGCGCAGTATGGTATTTCTCAACTCGCATCTGATGATAAATGGATGCTGATGGATACTCCCGAACGTATCCGCTTTGAGCAGGAAATCGGAATAGATAAAGGAAAGGATTATGAACTGCTCTCGCGCACCAATGTCAACTGGTTGAACGAAGTATTCAACGACAGCGCACCGTTGCAGAGCTACGAACTCTCGGTTAACCGTGCCACCGATCGTCTGAACTACTATGTTTCGGGCGGATTCTTCGATCAGGAAGGTATTGCACAAAGTTCCAATTTCCGCCGTTTCAACATGCGTGCCAATGCTGAAGTAAAAGCAAGCAACTGGCTCAAGGTAGGTACTAGCACGATGACCACTTACGAAGAAGTGCAGCAGGCGGAAGAAGGTGCTATGGCACTCTATACACCGATTGCCGGCTCACGTTTCATGCTCCCCTATTGGAATCCCTACAATGAAGACGGCTCGCTAGCTTCTGAAAATAACGGGACATGGACGGGAACGGGACAAAACCCGATTGAATGGATGGCTAATAATCCCGTGCAATATAAGAAATATAAATTATTGTCTACCGTATTTGCCGATATTACGCCAGTTAAAAACCTGACCATCCATACTCAGTTTGGTGTAGACTATACACATTCGACAGCCTTCATGCAGTCTTTCCCTAGCTATATCATCAACAACGAATCGGGTTCTGCCGGTCGCAGTTCGTCGGACATCCTCAGTTTGAGCGAAACCACCACGGCAAACTACCGTTGGGCACTGAACGACAACCATTCATTCAACTTCATGCTGGGACAAGAAGCAGTAAACTATCAGTCTACAGGTTTCCAGGCAATCGCAGTAGGGCAAGCACACGATATGCTCACAACTCTAAGTTCCGGTACGCGCGCTACCAGTTGGGTAGACAACAATAGTTCCTATTACTATCTGTCGTTCTTCTTCCGTGGCGAATACAATTTTAAGGACTTATATTATGCCGAAGCGGCAGTACGTACAGATGCTTCTTCGCGTTTTGGTAAACAGAACCGTTGGGGGGGCTTTTGGTCGCTTGGCTTCATGTGGAACATCAAGAACGAAGCGTTCCTGAAAGATGTTAAATGGTTATCGGGCGCACAAATAGCTCTGAGCACTGGTACGTCCGGTAACTCGGAAATACCTAACTACGACCATCTTGCATTGGTATCAGGAGGTCCCAACTATCTTGGGCAAGCCGGAATCTATCCTATGCAAAGCGGTAATTCGACTTTGGGTTGGGAACAGACATGGACCAACAACGTCGGCCTACGCTTGAGCTTTATCAACCGTATCGGTCTGGATGTTGACTTCTACCACAAGAAGACGACCAATATACTGATGCTCGTACCGCAATCATACGCATTGACTGGTGAGAAGAACCGTTGGGAAAACATAGGAGCAATGGTGAACCGAGGTGTAGAAATCTCAGCTAATGCAGACATTATCCGTACGAAAGACTTCACCTGGAACGTTAGTGCCAACGTTTCTTACAACAAGAATAAATTGGTGGAACTCTACAATGGCGTGACGGAGTATGTGCAATCTACCACCGGACTTAAGTTCGTTGTAGGACATCCCGTACACGAGTTCTTCCTCAATCGCTATGCCGGAGTGAACCCCGCCAACGGCGACGCTCTGTGGTACACAAAAGACGGCGAACTGACCACCGAATTCCGCGAAGAAGACAAAGTAATGACAGGTAAAACCTTCGATTCTCCTTGGGCAGGCGGTTTTGGGACAAGCCTTGCATGGAAAGGGCTTTCATTGTCGGCACAGTTCAGCTGGATGGCGAACCGCTGGGTGATGAACAACGACCGTTTCTTCGAAGAGAGTAACGGATTGTACAGTTCCTACAACCAGTCCAAACGACTTCTGTACGACAGATGGAAAAAACCGGGAGACGTCACAGACATCCCGCGCTATGGCGTAGTAGCACAACTTGATGATCGTTTCCTTGAAAACGCATCGTTCCTTCGTCTGAAAAATCTAACATTAGCTTACGTATTGCCGCAGGCATGGTTCAAGAAAAGTAATTTCTTCTCTTCCGCCCGCATCTACCTGCAAGGGCAGAACTTGCTGACCTTCACCGGATTCAAAGGGCTCGATCCTGAAGTGGCAAGCAATATCTATCGAGCACAATACCCAGCTTCGCGTCAGTTTACGTTAGGTGTTGAAGTTTCATTCTAA
- a CDS encoding winged helix DNA-binding protein, with product MKTICAMRDVFKAMGNFETAFEKMYQITLNEAMILCALKEASDKVTATNLSKQTELSPSHTSKMLRILEEKGLIVRSLGSEDRRQMYFHLTQLGKQRVTELELDKVEIPNLLKPLFR from the coding sequence ATGAAAACAATATGTGCAATGCGTGATGTATTCAAAGCAATGGGAAACTTTGAAACAGCATTTGAAAAAATGTACCAGATAACGCTTAATGAAGCAATGATATTGTGTGCCCTTAAAGAGGCTTCGGACAAAGTGACGGCTACCAACCTGTCTAAACAAACCGAACTAAGCCCCTCACACACATCCAAAATGCTGCGGATACTAGAAGAAAAAGGACTAATCGTCCGATCACTCGGAAGTGAAGACCGGAGGCAGATGTATTTCCATCTGACTCAATTGGGTAAACAACGGGTAACCGAACTGGAACTTGATAAGGTAGAAATACCGAATCTGCTAAAACCCTTGTTTCGATAA
- a CDS encoding DUF4136 domain-containing protein, with the protein MKKLIPILLAVFALTSCEKDPDMSKLDDNYLVYTNYDKKADFKVPTFYLAPQILVINDSKEPEYLEGEGAAQILAAYTDNMVARGYQAAADRENADLGIQVSYIESTYYFTSYTRPEWWWGYPGYWGPDYWGGNWGGGWYYPYAVTYSYSTNSFLTEMVNLKAEQGDNKKLPIVWTSYLTGFETGSKEINRTLAIEAVNQSFTQSPYLTNK; encoded by the coding sequence ATGAAGAAATTAATTCCTATTTTATTGGCGGTCTTTGCACTCACTTCATGCGAAAAAGATCCGGACATGAGTAAACTGGATGACAACTATCTGGTATACACTAACTACGACAAGAAAGCCGATTTCAAAGTTCCTACATTCTACCTGGCACCACAGATTCTGGTCATCAACGATAGCAAAGAGCCGGAATATCTCGAAGGTGAAGGCGCAGCACAAATTCTGGCCGCCTATACAGACAATATGGTAGCCAGAGGTTACCAAGCAGCAGCCGACCGGGAAAACGCAGATCTTGGCATCCAAGTAAGTTACATCGAAAGCACTTACTATTTCACCAGCTACACACGACCTGAGTGGTGGTGGGGATATCCCGGTTATTGGGGACCTGACTACTGGGGTGGCAACTGGGGCGGTGGATGGTACTACCCGTATGCAGTAACATATAGTTATAGCACCAACTCCTTCCTGACAGAAATGGTGAACTTGAAAGCCGAACAAGGAGACAATAAAAAACTACCTATTGTATGGACAAGTTATCTCACCGGATTTGAAACCGGTTCCAAAGAGATCAACCGTACTCTTGCGATAGAAGCTGTCAACCAGTCATTTACACAGTCACCTTATCTTACTAACAAATAA
- a CDS encoding porin family protein, with protein MKTIKNIYLKVVALAAIAIAFAMPAKAQLSDNGYANIDWQFNAPLSNNFADKASGWGMNVEGGYFVTPNIGLGLFLNYHSNHEYVGRQTFQMGNGEVTTDQQHTIFQLPFGAAARYQWNRGGTFQPYISAKLGAEYAKIRSNFSMLEARENSWGFYASPEIGFNIFPWAYGPGLHVALYYSYGTNKADVLHYNVDGLSNLGFRVGVSF; from the coding sequence ATGAAAACAATAAAAAACATATACCTCAAGGTAGTAGCCTTAGCGGCTATTGCCATCGCCTTCGCTATGCCGGCTAAGGCACAGCTATCAGACAATGGATATGCGAATATCGACTGGCAGTTCAACGCTCCGCTAAGTAACAATTTTGCTGATAAAGCAAGCGGTTGGGGGATGAACGTCGAAGGTGGTTATTTCGTGACCCCTAACATCGGTTTGGGTCTTTTCCTCAACTATCACAGTAATCACGAATATGTAGGTCGCCAAACTTTCCAAATGGGTAATGGCGAAGTCACTACCGATCAGCAACATACCATTTTCCAATTGCCTTTCGGTGCTGCCGCACGTTACCAATGGAACCGCGGTGGAACTTTCCAACCTTACATCAGTGCTAAACTAGGTGCTGAATATGCTAAAATCCGCTCTAATTTCAGCATGCTGGAAGCAAGAGAAAACAGTTGGGGATTCTATGCTTCTCCGGAAATCGGTTTCAATATATTCCCATGGGCTTACGGACCAGGACTACACGTTGCTTTATACTACAGCTACGGTACCAACAAGGCTGACGTACTGCATTACAATGTAGACGGATTGAGTAACCTCGGCTTCCGCGTGGGTGTATCGTTCTAA
- a CDS encoding glycoside hydrolase family 3 N-terminal domain-containing protein has product MKIIPLIVTFLFLIAAGTVSSPAQNATTVEPLLVYKALQEKNCRHWVDSVMDKLSFKEKVGQLFIYTIAPVDTKQNLDLLREVIDTYKVGGLLFSGGKMQKQVELTNRAQRQAKVPLMITFDGEWGLSMRLHGTPVFPRNMVLGCIRDNRLLYEYGREVARQCRQIGVQVNFAPVADVNINPKNPVINTRSFGEDPKQVANKVVAYASGLEGGGVLSVCKHFPGHGDTDVDSHKALPILPFTRERLDSVELYPFKEAIRAGLGGMMVGHLQVPVIEPIGGLPSSLSRNVVYDLLTDELAFKGLIFTDALAMKGVAGNGNVSLQALKAGNDMILSPRNLKYEISAVLAAVEKGELSREEIENKCRKVLTYKYVLGLKKKSYVQLSGLEQRINSPQTRDLIRRLNLAAITVLNNKNHILPLHADKEQKIALLEVGNPGKTDVLAKQLSRYTSLTRFCLRANQTEEQNRRLRDSLSAYKRIIVAISEQRLASYQPFFAKFAPQSPAIYLFFTPGKMMLQIQRAVSHASAVVLGHSYNVDVQRQVADVLFAKASADGQLSASLGKLFPTGAGVIITPKTPLHFVPEEYGFSSIHLKRIDSIALDGIRQGAYPGCQVVVLKNGHIMFDKSFGTYAGKGSPRVESTSIYDLASLSKTTGTLLAIMKLYDKGRFNLTDKISDHLPFLQHTDKKDITIQEILYHQSGLPSWIPFYQEAIDKDSYDGRLFSARKDAQHPLQLGTVSWANPKFKFKSEYVSPVKTGDYTVQICDSLWLNRSFRKVVEEKIIEVPLRQKRYVYSDVGFILLGMLVERLAGMPMEAYLQHEFYEPMGLEHTGYLPLRRFAKSEIIPSNKDRFLRKETLQGFVHDEASAFFGGLAGNAGLFSTAREVACVYQMLLNGGEIDGRRYLSKETCQLFTTETSKISRRGLGFDKPDADDPKKGNCAPSAPVGVYGHTGFTGTCAWADPVNELVYVFLSNRIYPDVTNRKLNQLHIRERIQGAIYDAMQNK; this is encoded by the coding sequence ATGAAGATAATTCCCTTAATAGTAACGTTTTTATTTCTTATTGCGGCCGGCACAGTTTCGAGTCCGGCGCAGAATGCTACCACCGTTGAACCTTTGCTGGTGTACAAAGCCCTTCAGGAAAAGAACTGCCGGCACTGGGTTGATTCGGTGATGGATAAACTTTCTTTTAAAGAAAAAGTAGGTCAGTTATTCATCTATACCATTGCTCCGGTAGACACTAAACAAAACCTGGATCTGCTGCGCGAAGTCATCGACACTTATAAAGTAGGCGGCCTTCTCTTTTCCGGTGGGAAGATGCAAAAACAGGTTGAACTGACGAACCGTGCGCAGCGACAAGCTAAAGTCCCTTTGATGATTACCTTTGATGGAGAATGGGGATTGTCTATGCGCTTGCACGGTACGCCTGTCTTCCCGCGAAATATGGTGCTGGGATGTATCCGCGACAACAGGTTGCTTTATGAGTACGGACGTGAAGTTGCCCGCCAATGCCGGCAGATTGGAGTACAGGTAAACTTTGCTCCCGTGGCGGATGTGAATATAAACCCTAAAAATCCCGTCATCAATACCCGTTCTTTTGGCGAAGATCCGAAACAGGTGGCAAATAAGGTAGTTGCTTATGCTTCCGGTTTGGAAGGTGGCGGGGTGTTATCTGTATGCAAGCACTTTCCCGGACACGGGGATACCGATGTCGATTCGCATAAAGCGCTTCCCATACTTCCTTTTACCCGCGAGCGTCTGGATAGTGTGGAACTTTATCCTTTTAAAGAGGCCATCCGTGCCGGACTGGGCGGTATGATGGTGGGGCATCTGCAAGTTCCTGTGATTGAACCTATTGGCGGGCTTCCGTCTTCTTTGTCTCGTAATGTTGTGTATGATTTGCTGACCGATGAACTGGCGTTCAAAGGGCTGATATTTACCGACGCGCTTGCCATGAAAGGTGTGGCAGGAAATGGAAATGTCAGTTTGCAGGCTTTGAAAGCAGGTAATGATATGATACTGTCTCCCCGCAACCTGAAGTACGAGATATCGGCCGTACTGGCTGCTGTTGAAAAAGGAGAACTAAGCCGTGAAGAGATTGAAAACAAATGCCGCAAAGTCTTGACTTATAAATATGTGTTGGGACTTAAGAAGAAATCGTATGTACAATTATCCGGTTTGGAACAACGCATTAACAGTCCGCAGACACGTGACCTGATTCGTCGGTTGAATTTAGCGGCAATAACCGTTTTGAATAACAAGAATCATATCCTCCCTCTACATGCAGATAAGGAACAGAAGATTGCACTGCTCGAAGTGGGAAATCCCGGGAAAACTGATGTGTTGGCCAAACAGCTTTCCCGTTATACCTCTTTGACCCGCTTTTGCCTTCGCGCTAATCAGACAGAAGAGCAAAACCGACGGTTGCGTGATTCTCTGTCTGCCTATAAACGAATCATTGTAGCCATTAGCGAACAGCGGCTGGCTTCTTATCAGCCTTTCTTTGCGAAGTTTGCTCCTCAAAGTCCGGCTATTTATCTGTTCTTCACTCCCGGGAAGATGATGTTGCAGATTCAGCGGGCTGTGTCTCATGCTTCGGCGGTCGTGTTGGGACATAGTTATAATGTAGACGTGCAGCGTCAGGTCGCAGATGTGTTATTTGCCAAGGCATCCGCAGACGGACAGTTGTCGGCAAGCTTGGGAAAATTGTTTCCAACGGGTGCAGGGGTGATTATTACTCCCAAGACACCGTTGCATTTCGTGCCGGAAGAATATGGGTTTTCTTCCATTCATCTGAAGCGCATCGATTCTATCGCATTAGACGGTATTCGCCAGGGGGCTTATCCCGGTTGCCAGGTGGTAGTGTTGAAAAACGGTCATATCATGTTCGACAAATCTTTCGGTACTTATGCGGGTAAAGGAAGTCCGCGTGTCGAATCTACCAGTATCTACGATTTAGCTTCCCTATCAAAGACGACGGGCACTTTGCTTGCCATCATGAAACTCTACGATAAGGGACGTTTCAATCTGACAGATAAGATTTCAGATCATTTACCGTTTTTGCAACATACCGATAAGAAAGATATAACGATTCAGGAAATCCTGTACCATCAGTCCGGTTTACCTTCCTGGATTCCTTTCTACCAAGAAGCCATTGATAAAGATAGTTATGACGGAAGATTGTTCAGCGCACGCAAAGATGCCCAGCATCCGTTACAGTTGGGAACGGTTTCATGGGCGAATCCGAAGTTCAAATTCAAAAGTGAATACGTCTCTCCCGTCAAGACCGGTGATTACACTGTTCAAATCTGCGATAGCTTGTGGCTAAACCGTTCCTTCCGGAAGGTGGTGGAAGAGAAAATAATAGAAGTTCCGTTAAGGCAGAAACGCTATGTATATAGTGATGTCGGATTCATTCTGTTGGGTATGTTGGTAGAACGACTGGCAGGTATGCCTATGGAAGCCTATCTGCAACATGAGTTTTACGAACCGATGGGGTTGGAGCATACAGGCTACTTGCCTTTACGCCGTTTTGCCAAATCGGAAATTATTCCTTCCAACAAAGACCGTTTTTTGCGTAAAGAGACCTTGCAGGGATTTGTGCATGATGAGGCTTCCGCTTTCTTTGGCGGGTTGGCAGGTAATGCCGGACTTTTCTCTACAGCCCGTGAGGTAGCCTGCGTTTATCAGATGTTGCTGAATGGAGGAGAAATAGACGGTCGACGCTATCTAAGTAAAGAAACCTGCCAGTTGTTTACTACGGAAACATCGAAGATCAGTCGACGTGGATTAGGCTTCGACAAACCGGATGCTGATGATCCGAAGAAAGGAAATTGTGCTCCTTCCGCACCTGTCGGAGTGTACGGTCATACCGGATTTACCGGTACATGTGCATGGGCAGACCCGGTGAATGAACTGGTTTATGTATTTCTCAGCAACCGGATTTATCCGGACGTAACCAATCGAAAATTGAATCAATTGCACATTCGTGAGCGGATACAGGGAGCTATTTACGATGCGATGCAGAACAAATAG
- a CDS encoding bifunctional metallophosphatase/5'-nucleotidase, translated as MKRFQILFLLCLALGFTFSIFAQETKEVIILQTSDVHSRIEPVNQKGDRYYDKGGFVRRAAFLEQFRKDHKNVLLFDCGDISQGTPYYNMFRGEVEIKLMNEMGYDAMTVGNHEFDFDMDNMVRIFKMADFPVVCANYNLDATVLKDIVKPYVVLEKYGLRIGVFGLGTQPEGMIQANKCEGVVYEDPIRVSNEIATLLKEEEGCDLVVCLSHLGIQMDEHLVARTHNIDVILGGHSHTFMEGPKTYLNMDGKEVPVMHTGKSGVRVGRLDFTLKHK; from the coding sequence ATGAAAAGATTTCAGATATTATTCCTGCTATGTCTTGCATTGGGCTTCACTTTTTCAATCTTTGCGCAGGAAACCAAAGAAGTGATCATTTTACAAACCAGCGATGTGCATAGCCGTATCGAACCTGTCAATCAGAAAGGCGACCGATATTATGACAAAGGTGGTTTTGTCCGCCGGGCTGCTTTTCTCGAACAGTTCCGCAAAGATCATAAGAATGTATTGCTTTTCGATTGCGGAGATATTTCTCAGGGAACACCTTATTATAATATGTTCCGCGGAGAGGTAGAAATCAAACTGATGAATGAAATGGGTTATGACGCAATGACGGTCGGTAATCATGAGTTTGATTTCGATATGGATAATATGGTCCGCATTTTCAAGATGGCTGATTTCCCGGTTGTTTGTGCCAATTACAATCTGGATGCTACGGTGTTAAAAGATATAGTCAAGCCCTACGTCGTTCTGGAGAAATATGGTTTGAGAATTGGTGTGTTCGGTCTCGGAACCCAGCCGGAAGGAATGATTCAGGCCAATAAATGCGAAGGAGTCGTTTATGAAGATCCTATCCGTGTATCCAACGAGATAGCTACCTTGTTGAAAGAGGAAGAAGGCTGTGATCTGGTCGTATGCCTGTCTCATCTGGGCATTCAGATGGATGAACATCTGGTTGCCAGAACACACAATATCGACGTGATTCTGGGCGGACACTCCCATACGTTTATGGAAGGTCCCAAAACATACTTGAATATGGACGGAAAAGAGGTGCCTGTCATGCACACTGGAAAAAGTGGTGTTCGTGTAGGCCGTCTTGATTTTACATTGAAACATAAATGA